The following DNA comes from Phenylobacterium hankyongense.
GTCGCCGAGAACATCCTCTACGGCGCCTTCGATATCCTCGAGGCCAAGCGCAAGGACCAGGGTCCCCTGGAGACCTTCCACTCGGCCCTGGAAAACGTTTCGCCCGCCATCGAGGTCAAGTCCCGCCGGGTCGGCGGCGCGACCTACCAGGTGCCCATGGAAGTCCGTCCGGACCGCCGCCGCGCGCTCGCCATCCGCTGGATCGTGACCGCCGCGCGCAACCGGGGCGAAAACACCATGACCGAGAAGCTGGCGGGCGAACTGCTCGACGCCTCCTCGAACCGCGGCGCCGCGGTGAAGAAGCGCGAAGACACCCATAAGATGGCGGAAGCCAACCGGGCGTTCTCGCACTACCGCTGGTAACACCCTATATCCTGAGCTTCCCGGCGCGGGCGGTTTGAGCTAAACCGCCCGCGCCGTTCGTTCAGCCCCCTACGAACAGCCCTTTTCTCAGAGCTATCCGCTATGCCCCGCATCCACAAAATCGAAGACTACCGCAACTTCGGAATCATGGCGCACATCGACGCCGGGAAGACGACGACGACGGAGCGGATTCTCTATTACACCGGCAAGAGCCACAAGATCGGTGA
Coding sequences within:
- the rpsG gene encoding 30S ribosomal protein S7 is translated as MSRRRRAEKREVLPDPKFGDLVVTKFMNYVMYEGKKAVAENILYGAFDILEAKRKDQGPLETFHSALENVSPAIEVKSRRVGGATYQVPMEVRPDRRRALAIRWIVTAARNRGENTMTEKLAGELLDASSNRGAAVKKREDTHKMAEANRAFSHYRW